CAGGCCATGACCCTCACCGAAGACTGGCTCAACGCCCACCCCAAGGGCATCAACGGCGTGATCGCCCAGAACGACGACATGGCCCTCGGCGCCGTGCAGGCCCTGAAGTCCCACGGACTGACCTCCAAAGAGGTACCCGTGACCTCCATCGACGGTATGCCGGATGCGATCCAGGCGGCAAAAAAAGACGAAGTCACCACATTCCTCCAGGACGCCCAGGCCCAATCCCAAGGCGCACTGGACGTGGCCCTGCGCGCCCTGGCCGGTGAGGACTACAAGCCGCAATCGGTGATCTGGGAGCGCTACGCCAAGGACGTGAAATGGGGTGACGGCACGGCCAGGAACTACATCCTGCCGTGGGTGCCAGTGACCAATGCCAATGCGGATGCGCTGTACCAGCAAGTCAGCGGCGGCAAGTAGTCAGTGGCTTGAAACACAGTCAACTGTGGGAGCTGGCTTGCCTGCGATGCAGGCGCCTGGGTGCATCAGGTAGACCGGGTCGATGCAATCGCAGGCAAGCCAGCTCCCACATTGGACCGCGTTCTACCTTTTGATCTGTAACAGGAGTTATTCATGTCTGGTTTCTGGAACCAAGCCTTCGACCTCAATGGCCGTTGTGCGGTGATCACCGGCGGTGCCGCCGGGATCGGCCTGGCCTGTGCCACTCTGATGGTGGAACGTGGTGCGCGGGTGGCGCTGCTCGACCGCGACCCGGCGGTGGTCGAAGTGGCCGCCCGCCTGGGTACCGGGCACCTGGGCATTGCCGTCGACCTCGGGAAGATCGACCAGATCCAACCGACTGTCGACAACGTCTTCGCTCACTTCCAACGCCTGGATTACCTGATCAACAGCGCAGGCGTGGTACTGCTGGACAAGGCTATCGACGTCAGCGAAAGCGCCTGGGACACCACCCTGGACATCAACCTCAAGGCCAGTTTTTTCATGGCCCAGGCTTGCGCCAAACACATGCTCGCCCAGGGCAGTGGGCGCATCGTCAACCTCGCCTCCCAGGCCGCCGTGATTGGCCTGGACCGCCACGTCGCCTACTGCGCCAGCAAGGCGGCGATTGTCGGCATGACCAAGGTATTGGCCATGGAATGGGCGCCGCAGATCAACGTCAACGCCATCTCCCCCACCATCGTCGAAACCGCCCTGGGCAAGAAAGCCTGGGCCGGCGACGTGGGTGAGCGGGCCAAATTGCAGATCCCGGCGGGGCGTTTTGCCCAGCCGGAAGAAATCGCCGGTCTGGCGCTATACCTGCTCAGCGATGCCGCGCAGATGATCACCGGCGCCAACATGGTGATCGACGGCGGCTACAGCATTCAGTAATTCATCTTTATGTCGTGAGGTCTTGTCATGTCCACCGTCACCGAACGCACACCCGAACAACTTGCCCCGAGCATCCCCAAAACCATGCAGGCCGTGGTCTGCCATGGGCCGGAAGACTACCGCCTGGAAACCGTCGACGTGCCCACCCCCGGCCCCGACGAGATCCTGACCAAGGTCGAGCTGTGCGGCATTTGCATGGGCGATATCAAGACCTATCGCGGCGCGCCGTCGTTCTGGGGCGACGCCGAGCAACCGCGCTACGTGAAGCCGCCGATGATTCCCGGGCATGAGTTCGTGTGCCGTGTGGTCGCCCTTGGCCCAGGCGCCGAAAAGCGCGGCGTGGCGGTCGGCGACCGGGTGATTTCCGAACAGATCGTGCCGTGCTGGGGTTGCCGCTTCTGCAACCACGGCCAGTACTGGATGTGCCAGAAGCATGACCTGTATGGCTTCCAGAACAATGTGCAGGGCGCCATGGCCCAGTACATGATTTTCACCAAGGAAGGCATCATCCACAAAGTGCCGGAATCCATCGCCCCCGATGAAGCGATCCTGATCGAGCCATTGGCCTGCTCGCTGCACGCCGCAGAGCGCGCCGACGTCGACCATGACGACATTGTGGTGGTCGCAGGCGCCGGCACTTTGGGCCTGGGCATCATCGGCGCGGTGCGGTTGCGCAACCCGAAAAAGCTTATCGTACTGGACATGAAACCCGAGCGCGCCGCCCTCGCCCTGCGCATGGGCGCCGACGAAGTCTGGAACCCGGCCGAGGTCGATGTGCTGGCCAAAATCCGCGAGATCACCGACGGCTACGGCTGCGACATCTACATCGAAGCCACCGGGCACCACAAGGCCGTCAACCAGGGGCTGGCGATGCTGCGCAAGTTGGGGCGCTTCGTCGAGTTCAGCGTGTTCAATGACGAGGCCACGGTCGATTGGTCGATCATTGGCGATCGCAAGGAGCTGGACATCCTCGGCTCGCACCTGGGGCCCTATATGTACCCGAGAGCCATCGACTTTATCGGTAACCGCAAAATCGACATGCGCGATGTGGTGACCCACAAGTTTGCCCTGGCGGATTTCAAGGAGGCGTTTGCGGTGATGGAGCGCGGCGATAAATCGCTCAAGGTGGTGCTCGAACCCTGATTCCAGCAGCAACACACAAACTGTGGGAGCTGGCTTGCCTGCTCCCACAATGGAGGGGTGTCACCCCTTAGAACAAGAACACAGGAACCCGCGTTATGAATCGAGTCATCAACGATCCCGACCAAGTGGTCGAAGACATGCTGCGCGGCATCCTGGTCGCGCACCCCGAACTGCGCCAGTACGAAACCAACCCGCGGGTCATCGTCAAGGCCCAGCCCTCCGGTCAGGGCCGGGTCGGCATCGTCACCGGCGGCGGCTCGGGGCATGAACCGGCGTTCCTAGGCTATGTCGGGCCGGGCCTGGTGGATGCCGTAGCCGTCGGTGAGATTTTTTCCTCGCCCACCGCCAAGAGCTTTTTCGACGCCTTCCGTGCCGCCGACCATGGCGCGGGCGTGGCGTGCCTGTATGGCAACTACGCAGGCGACAATATGAACGTCAAGCTGGCGATGAAGATGGCCGCCAGCAAAGACATGCGCATCCGCACCGTGGTGGCCAACGACGACGTGGCTTCGGCGCCCAAGGCCGATATCGCCAAGCGTCGCGGAGTGGCCGGGGAAATCTTCATGTGGAAGATCGGCGGTGCCGCCGCCGCCCAGCATTACGACCTCGACGGGGTGATTCGCGTCGCGCAGAAGACCGTCGACCAGTGCCGCTCGATCGGTATCGGCCTCACGCCCTGCACCATCGCCGCCGTGGGCAAGCCGAACTTCCAGATCCCTGACGGCCAGATGGAACTGGGCATCGGTCATCATGGCGAGCCGGGCATCGAAGTCATCCCGATTGAACCGGCCGCCGCCATGGCCGAGCGGATGCTTGCGCCGATCCTGGCCGACCGCGATTTCAGCCAGGACGACAGTGTGGTGGTGCTGGTCTCGGGCCTTGGCGCCACGCCAGTGATGGAGCTGTACATTTTCTACGCCGAGGTGGAAAAACAACTCAAGGCCAAGGGCTTGAAGATCCACCGTTGCTACGTCGGCAACTACTTCACCTCCCTGGAAATGATGGGCGTGACCCTGCTCGGCCTCGACGCCGAGCTGAAAACCCTGATCGACCAACCCTGCCGTTCCATCGGCATGACCCAGGCGGAGTAAACATGAGCCAGCACTTTTCCACCCGTGACGGCAGCGCCATCGTCGCCGATCTGGTCAGCGTCATCGTGGCCAATCGCGAATACCTCAGCGAAGTCGACGGCGCCATTGGCGACGGCGACCACGGCATCAACATGGCCAAGGGCTTCGCCCACTGCGGTCGCACTATCGAAGGCCGCCAACTGAGCCTGGCCCAAGCCCTGGATGAACTGACCCTGAGCCTGATGGAAGGCATCGGCGGCTCCATGGGCCCGCTGTATGGCAGCCTGTTTATTGGCATGGCCGACGAAGTGCGCAATTGTGAAGACATCGACGCCGCGACCTTCGCCCATCTGTTGCGCGGCGGCTTGACTTCACTGCAGGACATCACCGAGGCGGGCGTGGGGGACAAGTGCCTGATGGATACCCTTATTCCTGCAGTAGAGGCGTTTGAACAGGCACATGCATCCGGGGCGTCTTTCAACGATGCGCTGGAGGCGATGAAAACCGCCGCCTCCCAGGGGCGCGATTCGACCAAGGACCTGGTGGCCAAGATCGGCCGCGCCAGTCGCCTGGGCGAGCGCTCTCTCGGGGTGCTGGACGCCGGGGCGGTGTCGTGCTGCCTGATTCTTACGCGCCTGGCCGACTCGGTGCAGCCGCGACTGACTGCTTGACCTGCTGGATATACCGCGCCACCGCCGGCGCTTTTTCAAAACGCCGGTAAATCAACGACAACCACGACGACGCCTCATTGCCCTGGATACTGCGATACACCACGCCCGGCAGGCTCACATGCCCGACCATCGATGCTGGCACTACCGCAACCCCCTGCCCCAACGACACCAGGGCCACCACCGCCACCAACCCGCCCGGCTGCGCGCCGAGGCGCGGTGCGTAGCCGCCCTGGGCGGCGACATGCAAGGTGCCGCTGATTTGTTCCGGCAGGATAAACGTCTCGTTTTCCAGGTGCTCGCAGGTGATTGCCTTAAGCCCCAGCAGCCAGGAATCATGGGCCAGCGCCAGCACAAAGCCTTCGCTGTCCAGGCGCACCGCCTCCACGCCGTCCGGCAGAGTCATCGGCGAACGGATATAACCGATATCGCAGCGCCCATCTGCCACCGCGCCCGGTAGCGCAGCCATAGCCCATTCGCGCAGGTTCACGTTCACATCGGCAAACGCCTGGCTGAACCCCCGTACCTGACGCTGCAACAGCCCGCAGTACAGCGCCGAGGCCACGTAACCCAACTCAATATGCCCGATCTCGCCACGCCCGGCGCGCTGGGCATTGCGCTGGGCGAACTCGAATTGGCGCACGGCGGCTTCGGCCTCGCTCAGCAGCGCGGCACCCGCTTCGGTGAGGCTGACTTCGCGCTGCCGGCGGATAAACAAGCGCGTGCCCAGGCTGGTTTCCATGTCCTGGATTTGCCGGCTCAGGGTCGGCGGCGCAATACCCAATTGCTCGGCGGCGCGGGTGAAATTGCGCTGCCGGGCCACGGCCAGAAAGTAACGAAAATGGCGGATTTCCATGGCAGTATTAGCTC
This genomic stretch from Pseudomonas synxantha BG33R harbors:
- a CDS encoding dihydroxyacetone kinase subunit DhaK, which gives rise to MNRVINDPDQVVEDMLRGILVAHPELRQYETNPRVIVKAQPSGQGRVGIVTGGGSGHEPAFLGYVGPGLVDAVAVGEIFSSPTAKSFFDAFRAADHGAGVACLYGNYAGDNMNVKLAMKMAASKDMRIRTVVANDDVASAPKADIAKRRGVAGEIFMWKIGGAAAAQHYDLDGVIRVAQKTVDQCRSIGIGLTPCTIAAVGKPNFQIPDGQMELGIGHHGEPGIEVIPIEPAAAMAERMLAPILADRDFSQDDSVVVLVSGLGATPVMELYIFYAEVEKQLKAKGLKIHRCYVGNYFTSLEMMGVTLLGLDAELKTLIDQPCRSIGMTQAE
- a CDS encoding MDR/zinc-dependent alcohol dehydrogenase-like family protein; its protein translation is MSTVTERTPEQLAPSIPKTMQAVVCHGPEDYRLETVDVPTPGPDEILTKVELCGICMGDIKTYRGAPSFWGDAEQPRYVKPPMIPGHEFVCRVVALGPGAEKRGVAVGDRVISEQIVPCWGCRFCNHGQYWMCQKHDLYGFQNNVQGAMAQYMIFTKEGIIHKVPESIAPDEAILIEPLACSLHAAERADVDHDDIVVVAGAGTLGLGIIGAVRLRNPKKLIVLDMKPERAALALRMGADEVWNPAEVDVLAKIREITDGYGCDIYIEATGHHKAVNQGLAMLRKLGRFVEFSVFNDEATVDWSIIGDRKELDILGSHLGPYMYPRAIDFIGNRKIDMRDVVTHKFALADFKEAFAVMERGDKSLKVVLEP
- a CDS encoding LysR family transcriptional regulator, which produces MEIRHFRYFLAVARQRNFTRAAEQLGIAPPTLSRQIQDMETSLGTRLFIRRQREVSLTEAGAALLSEAEAAVRQFEFAQRNAQRAGRGEIGHIELGYVASALYCGLLQRQVRGFSQAFADVNVNLREWAMAALPGAVADGRCDIGYIRSPMTLPDGVEAVRLDSEGFVLALAHDSWLLGLKAITCEHLENETFILPEQISGTLHVAAQGGYAPRLGAQPGGLVAVVALVSLGQGVAVVPASMVGHVSLPGVVYRSIQGNEASSWLSLIYRRFEKAPAVARYIQQVKQSVAAAPSRPGA
- the dhaL gene encoding dihydroxyacetone kinase subunit DhaL; amino-acid sequence: MSQHFSTRDGSAIVADLVSVIVANREYLSEVDGAIGDGDHGINMAKGFAHCGRTIEGRQLSLAQALDELTLSLMEGIGGSMGPLYGSLFIGMADEVRNCEDIDAATFAHLLRGGLTSLQDITEAGVGDKCLMDTLIPAVEAFEQAHASGASFNDALEAMKTAASQGRDSTKDLVAKIGRASRLGERSLGVLDAGAVSCCLILTRLADSVQPRLTA
- a CDS encoding SDR family oxidoreductase, with the translated sequence MSGFWNQAFDLNGRCAVITGGAAGIGLACATLMVERGARVALLDRDPAVVEVAARLGTGHLGIAVDLGKIDQIQPTVDNVFAHFQRLDYLINSAGVVLLDKAIDVSESAWDTTLDINLKASFFMAQACAKHMLAQGSGRIVNLASQAAVIGLDRHVAYCASKAAIVGMTKVLAMEWAPQINVNAISPTIVETALGKKAWAGDVGERAKLQIPAGRFAQPEEIAGLALYLLSDAAQMITGANMVIDGGYSIQ